In Spirosoma aureum, a single genomic region encodes these proteins:
- a CDS encoding GH1 family beta-glucosidase, whose translation MHQLTDYSGFDRHTFGPDFVWGTATAAYQIEGAVDRDGRSPSVWDTFSRQKGKIKTGETADTACEFYDRYESDLWLHKELGFDAFRFSLSWSRILPDGVGPSQGGRLNEAGLAFYGRLIDHCLALDITPWITLYHWDLPQALENKGGWPNRSVVDWFGEFVDICTKAFGHKVRHWIILNEPLAFSVLGYFTGQHAPGRRSFRNLLPVIHHTALAQAEGGRIVRRNVPGAHVGTTFSCSPIDPFTNSARDVAAAARVDALLNRLFIEPALGLGYPDKELPFLAGITKKVAKPGDMERLAFDFDFIGLQHYFRAVVEHSYFMPYLWASQVSPLRRSVPTITEMGWEVYPESMYRIIQQFGRYEGVKKIYITESGAAFYDTVQNGAVNDLARLEYHQNYLQQVLQAKRDGLPVAGYFAWTFLDNFEWAEGYRPRFGLVYVDFRTQKRIIKASGRWFQHLLTAPLPAAPNLNHSKKRF comes from the coding sequence TTGCACCAATTGACCGATTATTCGGGTTTCGATCGCCATACCTTCGGCCCTGATTTTGTTTGGGGAACCGCTACGGCCGCCTATCAGATTGAAGGAGCTGTTGACCGCGATGGCCGTTCGCCAAGCGTCTGGGATACGTTCAGTCGACAGAAAGGAAAAATCAAAACCGGCGAAACAGCTGATACTGCCTGTGAGTTCTACGACCGCTACGAATCCGATTTGTGGTTACACAAAGAATTAGGTTTCGACGCTTTTCGATTTTCACTATCATGGTCACGCATTCTACCCGATGGTGTTGGACCTAGCCAGGGGGGGCGCTTAAACGAAGCGGGACTGGCCTTTTATGGTCGACTGATCGATCATTGCCTGGCCCTCGATATAACACCCTGGATTACGCTCTACCACTGGGATTTACCGCAGGCTCTTGAAAACAAGGGAGGATGGCCAAACCGCAGTGTTGTGGACTGGTTCGGCGAATTTGTGGACATTTGCACCAAAGCTTTTGGTCATAAAGTCAGGCACTGGATTATCCTGAACGAACCATTGGCCTTCTCCGTTCTGGGTTACTTTACGGGTCAGCACGCGCCCGGTCGGCGTAGTTTCCGGAATCTGCTTCCTGTTATTCATCATACAGCATTGGCACAGGCCGAAGGAGGTCGCATCGTTCGGCGAAACGTGCCGGGAGCGCACGTAGGCACCACCTTTTCATGTTCACCTATCGATCCGTTTACGAACTCGGCCCGCGACGTGGCCGCAGCCGCCCGTGTTGATGCCCTCCTGAACCGGCTCTTCATCGAACCGGCTCTTGGCCTGGGCTACCCAGACAAAGAACTCCCGTTTCTGGCTGGTATTACCAAAAAAGTAGCTAAACCCGGCGATATGGAGCGGCTCGCATTTGACTTCGATTTTATTGGCCTGCAACATTATTTCCGGGCTGTGGTCGAGCATTCTTATTTTATGCCCTACCTGTGGGCTTCTCAGGTATCGCCCCTCCGGCGCAGCGTGCCAACGATCACAGAAATGGGCTGGGAAGTGTATCCTGAAAGTATGTACCGGATTATTCAGCAGTTCGGACGTTATGAGGGAGTCAAAAAAATCTACATTACTGAAAGTGGCGCGGCTTTTTATGATACGGTCCAGAATGGTGCCGTAAACGATTTGGCCCGGCTGGAGTACCACCAGAATTACCTCCAACAGGTATTGCAGGCTAAACGTGACGGCTTACCGGTAGCCGGGTATTTTGCCTGGACATTTCTCGACAATTTTGAATGGGCCGAAGGCTATCGCCCTCGTTTCGGACTGGTCTATGTCGATTTCCGGACTCAGAAACGAATCATAAAAGCATCGGGGCGGTGGTTCCAGCACTTGTTAACCGCTCCCTTACCAGCTGCTCCTAATCTGAATCATTCAAAAAAACGATTTTAG
- a CDS encoding bile acid:sodium symporter family protein produces the protein MAKNSLGTLLARVGLDWFILALLAMIGLAKLWPGPGIQEGPFSLSSLANYGVSMIFFFYGLRLNFDQLRAGLRNYRLHLVIHVTTFIVFPAVVLTARSLLMTPDTELLWLGIFYVAALPSTVSSSVVMVSIAGGNIPAAIFNASISSLIGVFITPVWMSFLLTSTTGQYDLAGVIWKLTLQVIVPVILGLLLNRRLGWFAERNKFYLRYFDQFTILLIVYTAFCESFSLNLFANYSVSDLLWLAALLLGLFFLIFGLITLLSKSLNFSREDRITALFCGSKKSLVQGSVMANVLFPGNIAGVALLPIMMYHALQLIVASIIAQAMAHRKRQESNPV, from the coding sequence ATGGCAAAAAATTCGTTAGGCACACTCCTGGCCCGCGTCGGGCTCGATTGGTTTATACTTGCTTTATTGGCAATGATCGGGCTGGCGAAGCTTTGGCCTGGCCCCGGCATTCAGGAAGGCCCGTTCTCGTTATCATCGCTCGCAAACTATGGCGTCTCGATGATCTTTTTTTTCTACGGTCTGCGCCTGAATTTCGATCAGCTACGAGCTGGCCTTCGTAATTACCGGCTTCACCTGGTCATTCACGTAACCACGTTTATTGTTTTTCCTGCGGTTGTCTTAACGGCACGATCGCTCCTGATGACGCCCGACACCGAGTTATTGTGGCTCGGCATCTTCTACGTCGCTGCGTTACCGTCTACGGTTTCGTCGTCGGTCGTGATGGTGTCGATCGCGGGGGGTAATATTCCGGCGGCTATTTTCAATGCCAGCATTTCCAGCCTGATCGGTGTATTTATTACGCCTGTCTGGATGAGTTTTCTGCTGACCAGCACAACTGGTCAATATGATCTGGCTGGTGTTATCTGGAAACTAACCTTACAGGTGATTGTACCCGTTATACTGGGTCTGTTGCTCAACCGTCGACTGGGATGGTTTGCCGAACGGAATAAGTTCTATCTACGGTATTTCGATCAGTTCACCATTTTGCTTATTGTATACACGGCCTTCTGCGAATCCTTTTCCCTCAACCTGTTCGCCAACTATTCGGTAAGCGATCTGCTCTGGCTGGCAGCTCTTCTGCTCGGGCTATTTTTTCTCATCTTCGGGCTTATCACCTTACTGAGCAAATCACTCAATTTTAGCCGTGAAGACCGCATCACGGCCTTATTCTGCGGATCAAAAAAATCGCTGGTGCAGGGCAGCGTAATGGCGAATGTTCTTTTCCCGGGCAATATAGCGGGTGTAGCCTTGCTCCCCATTATGATGTACCATGCGCTCCAACTCATTGTGGCCAGTATTATCGCACAGGCCATGGCACATCGAAAACGGCAGGAATCTAATCCTGTTTAG
- a CDS encoding ABC-F family ATP-binding cassette domain-containing protein — translation MISITNLSYYLGSRALYENASLHIKPNQKIGLIGLNGTGKSTLLRIINGEYQADGGVISKAGDVTIGFLNQDLLSYQTDDSILSVAMQAFARQNELQKQIDELLHEMETNYRDELVDKLGKVQEEFDALDGYTIQSRAEEILEGLGFSTDDLHKPLKLFSGGWRMRVMLAKLLLQKPSLLMLDEPTNHLDLPSIQWVEKYVQNYEGAVIVVSHDREFIDNVVDTIVEVSGAKLNYYAGDYSYYMEEKALRNEIQKGAFENQQAKIRQTERFIERFKAKASKAKQAQSRVKQLERMELVDDVIDSNARVNFKFNFSQQPGRHILHLDDISKAYGEKRILTHSTARLERGDKVALIGANGRGKSTLLRIISGSEPIEGERVLGYNVSFSFYAQHQLESLRVEDSMLDELKQANPTKSDGELRGVLGCFLFSGDDVFKKIKVLSGGEKSRVALAKVLLSQANFLLLDEPTNHLDMQSVNILIQALQQYEGTYVVVSHDRYFVSQIANKIWYIEDEQIKEYPGTYDEYEWWQEERKAQGLPTTKQPVDTSKTLPVASPAPATNGHALNGNGKSATNGRVSEEERKEWQKTLKNLNRQAQESETKIAQLEDRKKWLETELANPATYGDDKLMQAKNDEYRHIIAQINQLQDEWELAMLEAEEWEKKLA, via the coding sequence ATGATTTCCATTACGAACCTCTCGTATTATTTGGGTAGCCGGGCTCTCTATGAAAATGCCTCGCTCCACATCAAACCCAACCAGAAAATCGGCCTGATTGGCCTGAATGGTACTGGTAAGTCGACATTGCTCCGTATTATCAACGGTGAATATCAGGCCGATGGGGGTGTTATTTCTAAAGCAGGTGATGTAACAATCGGCTTCCTGAACCAGGATCTGCTATCATATCAGACGGATGATTCGATCCTGTCGGTAGCCATGCAGGCATTTGCCCGTCAGAATGAATTGCAAAAACAGATCGACGAGTTGCTCCACGAAATGGAAACCAACTATCGCGATGAACTGGTCGATAAACTGGGTAAAGTACAGGAAGAGTTCGACGCTCTGGATGGTTATACGATTCAGTCCAGAGCCGAAGAAATCCTGGAAGGGCTAGGCTTCTCGACCGACGATTTACATAAACCGTTAAAGTTGTTTTCGGGTGGCTGGCGAATGCGGGTTATGCTCGCTAAACTGCTCTTGCAAAAGCCGTCGCTGCTGATGCTTGATGAGCCAACCAACCACCTGGACTTACCCTCGATTCAATGGGTCGAAAAATACGTTCAGAATTACGAAGGAGCCGTGATCGTGGTTTCTCACGACCGCGAATTTATTGATAATGTGGTCGATACCATTGTTGAAGTATCGGGTGCAAAATTAAATTATTATGCCGGTGACTACTCCTATTATATGGAGGAAAAGGCGCTGCGAAATGAGATCCAGAAGGGCGCTTTTGAAAACCAACAGGCAAAAATCCGGCAAACGGAGCGGTTTATCGAACGGTTTAAAGCGAAGGCATCAAAGGCCAAACAGGCACAAAGCCGGGTTAAACAACTCGAACGGATGGAGCTTGTCGACGATGTGATCGACAGCAATGCCCGGGTAAACTTTAAATTTAACTTCTCGCAGCAACCGGGCCGTCATATCTTGCACTTAGATGATATTTCGAAAGCTTACGGCGAAAAACGAATTCTGACCCATTCCACCGCTCGGCTCGAACGGGGTGATAAAGTTGCCTTGATTGGCGCAAATGGACGCGGAAAGTCAACGCTGCTGCGGATCATTTCGGGTTCAGAACCCATTGAGGGAGAGCGGGTTCTTGGCTACAATGTCTCGTTTAGTTTCTATGCCCAGCACCAGCTTGAATCACTACGGGTAGAGGATTCGATGCTGGACGAACTCAAGCAGGCAAACCCAACCAAATCGGACGGCGAACTGCGTGGTGTACTGGGATGCTTTCTGTTTTCGGGCGATGACGTTTTCAAGAAAATCAAAGTGCTGTCGGGGGGCGAAAAATCGCGGGTGGCTTTGGCAAAGGTGTTGCTCTCACAAGCCAATTTCCTGCTGCTTGACGAACCGACCAACCACCTTGATATGCAGTCGGTAAACATTCTGATTCAGGCGTTGCAGCAGTACGAAGGTACGTACGTAGTTGTTTCACACGACCGATATTTCGTGTCGCAGATTGCCAACAAAATCTGGTATATCGAAGACGAACAGATTAAAGAATACCCTGGCACCTACGACGAATACGAGTGGTGGCAGGAAGAACGCAAAGCGCAGGGCTTACCAACAACGAAACAACCCGTTGACACGTCAAAAACACTGCCAGTAGCCAGTCCGGCACCGGCTACAAACGGCCATGCGCTCAATGGAAATGGCAAGTCAGCTACCAATGGGCGGGTTTCGGAGGAGGAACGGAAAGAATGGCAGAAGACGCTCAAGAATCTGAATCGTCAGGCTCAGGAGTCGGAAACTAAAATTGCTCAGCTGGAAGATCGAAAAAAATGGCTTGAAACCGAGCTTGCCAATCCAGCCACTTATGGCGACGATAAGCTGATGCAGGCCAAAAATGACGAGTATCGGCACATAATTGCCCAAATCAACCAACTCCAGGACGAATGGGAATTAGCCATGCTGGAAGCTGAAGAATGGGAAAAGAAACTGGCGTAA
- a CDS encoding DUF3667 domain-containing protein, which produces MEKCPNCSTDLENHFIHCPTCGQTAHLPRFKLLHILDEFFQAIFSVDKSVLSLIKNLTIQPGVTAREYILEKKRKKYFNPFSFLLLVLGLNLSVNILIKPYTINYPDKRQTTQQLKPTVTKERLPYVMRRRQAVLFIEENINIVGLAAIPLFAFVFWLYFRRTGINYAEHLVAQVFFSSFFSLFSIVLTLALGLLFRDYLPYLNRSLLLFQLIYLTVAYYQFLNYQKPVNYLKTSAATLLALISWVIVSGGAFFLYVRFGA; this is translated from the coding sequence ATGGAGAAGTGCCCAAATTGCTCGACTGATCTGGAAAATCATTTTATCCATTGTCCAACCTGTGGTCAGACGGCGCATTTGCCCCGCTTTAAGCTTCTACATATTCTCGACGAGTTTTTTCAGGCCATTTTCAGCGTTGATAAAAGTGTTCTCTCGCTGATCAAAAATCTGACGATTCAGCCGGGTGTTACGGCCCGAGAATACATACTGGAGAAGAAGCGTAAAAAGTACTTTAATCCGTTCTCGTTTCTCTTACTGGTGCTGGGGCTCAATTTATCCGTCAATATTCTGATAAAACCCTATACGATCAATTATCCGGATAAGCGACAAACGACGCAACAGCTAAAGCCAACTGTCACTAAAGAGCGATTACCTTATGTGATGCGCCGTCGGCAGGCCGTGCTTTTCATCGAAGAAAACATCAACATCGTTGGTCTAGCCGCCATACCACTTTTTGCATTCGTTTTCTGGCTCTATTTCCGAAGAACCGGCATCAACTATGCCGAGCATTTAGTCGCTCAGGTTTTCTTTTCGAGTTTTTTCTCGCTATTCAGTATTGTTTTGACCTTAGCACTGGGACTGCTTTTCAGGGACTATTTACCTTATTTAAATAGGTCGTTACTGTTGTTTCAACTAATCTACTTAACGGTTGCCTATTACCAGTTCCTGAACTACCAAAAGCCAGTCAACTACCTTAAAACCAGCGCGGCTACCCTGCTGGCACTTATCAGTTGGGTAATTGTTTCCGGTGGCGCTTTCTTTTTATATGTGAGGTTCGGCGCTTAG
- a CDS encoding PA0069 family radical SAM protein codes for MKGDYKKGRGAQFNTANSFSTHQYEPDELSWIDDDLPKSVLKTTFFEETPKQIISRPKSPDIGFVASINPYQGCEHGCIYCYARPTHEYWGFSAGLDFESKIMVKKNAPKLLEKQFQARSYKPVVIHFSGNTDCYQPAERAYQLTRQMLQLCLHYRNPVSIITKNALILRDLDILKPLAELNLISVAISITTLNEDLRLLMEPRTVTGSQRMRTLNTLHKSGIPVGVMTAPIIPSLNDHEIPKLVEQAAERGACWAAYTVVRLNGALGPLFTDWVKQTFPDRADRILNQIADCHGGQLNDSRFSVRMSGEGQYAQHIAQLHRIACQKYLAGRRPPQLTTTLFRPAGQINLFE; via the coding sequence ATGAAGGGCGACTACAAAAAGGGGCGAGGAGCGCAGTTCAATACAGCAAATTCATTTTCAACTCACCAGTATGAGCCGGATGAGCTAAGCTGGATAGACGACGATTTGCCTAAATCTGTTCTCAAAACGACGTTTTTTGAGGAAACCCCGAAGCAAATTATTAGCCGCCCTAAAAGCCCGGATATTGGCTTTGTTGCTTCAATAAATCCGTACCAGGGGTGCGAACACGGTTGCATATATTGCTATGCCCGCCCAACGCATGAATACTGGGGTTTTTCGGCCGGATTGGATTTTGAAAGCAAAATAATGGTGAAAAAAAACGCACCTAAGCTGCTCGAAAAACAATTTCAGGCCCGTTCGTATAAGCCAGTAGTGATCCATTTTTCGGGAAATACGGACTGTTATCAGCCCGCTGAACGGGCTTATCAGTTGACTCGGCAGATGCTTCAACTTTGTTTGCACTACCGAAATCCGGTGTCGATCATTACTAAAAATGCCCTGATTCTTCGCGATCTGGATATTCTGAAGCCGCTTGCTGAACTGAATCTGATCAGTGTAGCCATATCGATTACAACGCTAAATGAAGACCTGCGCCTATTGATGGAACCGCGTACAGTTACCGGTTCGCAGCGGATGCGTACACTGAATACGTTGCATAAATCGGGGATACCCGTGGGCGTTATGACCGCACCGATTATTCCCAGCCTAAACGATCATGAGATACCTAAGCTTGTGGAGCAGGCGGCTGAACGGGGTGCTTGTTGGGCTGCTTATACAGTTGTGCGGCTTAATGGGGCACTTGGGCCGTTGTTTACAGATTGGGTCAAACAGACTTTTCCCGATCGTGCCGATCGTATTCTCAATCAGATTGCTGATTGTCACGGAGGGCAGCTCAACGATTCACGCTTCAGTGTACGTATGTCGGGTGAAGGGCAATATGCACAACACATTGCGCAACTGCATCGAATTGCCTGCCAGAAGTACCTTGCCGGACGCAGACCACCCCAACTGACGACGACTTTATTTCGACCAGCCGGCCAGATTAATTTGTTTGAGTAA
- a CDS encoding thioredoxin family protein, protein MVHQSIPLHRFFIICFWAAWLSFGSAYSQSAKEVQPGIRFLNGTFQQAVAAAKTAHKPLFIEIYLTGCPHCEALAPILTEKQVGDFFNPNFISWKAEANSPESKIVQKEKGLTYPEFPVLLFLDMNGKLMHVAMPAERPTKAEFIDEVIQHGRTALDPKQNTSGYAARFQAGDRDLGFLTNFGKYTKTTKDTAQLHQVNDALAKLLVLPQDITSQAGFYVLQRLTDDIDNPLATYFFGHLTEFSAKYPAKDVKEAGEGIIFRALYGAKGDSYSAAKVIQMREYMVGLGVPATEASARTLLKELDAHLRARNTAAAVQRFNEYRKQSPRISLADYAYLMHYFNEKATDDSYLPLMPVWATDGIKLVMPAQQNTQQVADLYYELALAYQKMGQKSEARSNAQKGLSIARIAKLDTKRYEAQVAKLK, encoded by the coding sequence ATGGTACACCAATCCATACCACTTCACCGATTCTTCATCATTTGTTTTTGGGCAGCATGGCTCAGTTTCGGGAGTGCTTATAGTCAATCTGCCAAAGAAGTTCAGCCAGGGATTCGCTTTCTGAATGGAACCTTTCAGCAGGCGGTTGCCGCTGCCAAAACGGCTCATAAGCCTTTATTTATAGAAATCTATCTGACCGGTTGCCCGCACTGCGAAGCGCTGGCTCCAATTTTAACTGAAAAGCAGGTAGGTGATTTTTTCAATCCTAATTTTATCAGCTGGAAAGCAGAAGCCAATTCTCCGGAATCGAAAATTGTACAAAAAGAAAAAGGCCTTACATACCCCGAGTTTCCCGTTTTGCTTTTTCTGGATATGAATGGCAAACTTATGCACGTTGCAATGCCCGCCGAACGTCCTACTAAAGCAGAGTTTATTGATGAAGTAATTCAACACGGTCGAACAGCCCTCGATCCGAAGCAAAATACATCGGGTTATGCGGCACGATTTCAGGCAGGTGACCGCGATCTGGGCTTTCTGACCAACTTTGGCAAATACACCAAAACAACCAAAGACACAGCCCAATTACATCAGGTGAACGATGCGCTGGCTAAGCTGCTGGTTCTACCACAGGATATTACAAGCCAGGCTGGTTTCTATGTTCTGCAACGGCTCACCGACGATATCGACAATCCACTGGCAACCTATTTCTTTGGTCATCTCACCGAATTTTCAGCGAAATATCCGGCGAAGGACGTAAAAGAAGCGGGCGAAGGCATTATTTTCCGAGCCTTATACGGCGCAAAGGGTGATAGTTATTCGGCTGCCAAGGTTATCCAGATGCGGGAATATATGGTTGGATTAGGCGTACCCGCCACCGAAGCCTCAGCCCGTACGTTGCTAAAAGAACTGGATGCTCATTTACGAGCCCGAAATACGGCGGCTGCCGTCCAGCGCTTCAATGAGTACCGAAAACAGTCACCCCGAATCAGCCTGGCCGATTATGCCTACCTGATGCACTATTTCAACGAGAAAGCTACCGACGATTCCTACCTTCCCCTGATGCCTGTTTGGGCAACTGATGGTATCAAACTGGTCATGCCTGCCCAACAAAATACCCAACAGGTAGCTGACCTGTATTATGAACTAGCCCTAGCTTATCAGAAAATGGGCCAGAAATCCGAAGCGCGGAGTAATGCTCAGAAAGGGTTAAGCATTGCCCGGATTGCAAAGCTGGACACAAAACGTTACGAAGCACAAGTCGCGAAATTGAAGTAA